From one Planktothrix agardhii NIES-204 genomic stretch:
- the recA gene encoding recombination protein RecA, giving the protein MAKDTKDNSSSEKKKALTLVLNQIEKSFGKGAIVRLGDSTRMKVETIPSGALTLDLALGGGLPKGRVIEIYGPESSGKTTLALHAIAEVQKAGGVAAFVDAEHALDPSYAAVLGVDTENLLVSQPDTGEMGLEVVDQLVRSVAVDIIVIDSVAALVPRAEIEGDMGDSHMGLQARLMSQALRKITGNIGKSNCTVIFLNQLRQKIGVVYGNPETTTGGNALKFYASVRLDIRRIQTLKRGTDEYGIRAKVKVAKNKIAPPFRIAEFDIIFGKGISTLGCLIDLAEETGVLKRKGAWYSYNGDNIGQGRDKTLIYLEENATLAKEIEQKVRGALDSGAVVSANSVIQVDSHDDEDIDASSEEE; this is encoded by the coding sequence ATGGCTAAAGATACTAAAGATAATTCTAGTTCTGAAAAGAAAAAAGCTCTAACCCTTGTTTTAAACCAAATTGAGAAAAGCTTTGGCAAAGGGGCCATTGTTCGGTTAGGGGATTCCACCCGCATGAAAGTGGAAACCATTCCCAGTGGTGCATTAACCCTAGACCTAGCCTTGGGGGGCGGTTTACCCAAGGGACGGGTAATTGAAATCTATGGGCCAGAAAGTTCGGGTAAAACCACCTTAGCCCTCCACGCAATCGCCGAAGTCCAAAAAGCCGGAGGAGTAGCCGCCTTTGTCGATGCCGAACACGCCCTAGATCCCAGCTATGCGGCTGTCCTAGGGGTGGATACGGAAAATTTACTGGTTTCTCAACCGGACACCGGAGAAATGGGCTTAGAGGTGGTGGATCAACTGGTACGGTCTGTGGCCGTTGATATTATTGTAATTGACTCCGTGGCTGCCCTAGTTCCCCGGGCTGAAATTGAGGGGGACATGGGGGACTCCCACATGGGTTTACAAGCTCGGTTAATGAGTCAGGCGTTACGCAAAATTACGGGAAATATTGGTAAGTCGAATTGTACTGTTATTTTCCTCAACCAATTACGTCAAAAAATTGGTGTTGTCTATGGAAACCCCGAAACTACAACCGGGGGGAATGCCTTAAAATTCTATGCCTCTGTACGTTTAGATATTCGTCGAATTCAAACCTTAAAACGGGGAACGGATGAATACGGAATTAGGGCTAAAGTTAAGGTAGCTAAAAATAAAATTGCCCCTCCTTTCCGTATTGCAGAATTTGATATTATTTTTGGAAAAGGCATTTCTACTTTAGGTTGTTTAATTGATTTAGCCGAAGAAACCGGGGTATTAAAACGCAAAGGAGCTTGGTATAGTTACAACGGCGATAATATTGGTCAGGGACGGGATAAAACCCTGATTTATTTAGAAGAAAATGCCACCTTAGCTAAAGAAATTGAACAGAAAGTTAGAGGGGCTTTAGATAGTGGGGCTGTGGTTTCAGCTAATTCTGTCATCCAGGTAGATAGCCATGATGATGAGGATATTGATGCCAGTTCAGAAGAAGAATAA
- a CDS encoding aldo/keto reductase: MRYRRFGKTNLDFSVFSLGTMRYLVSSENAYLTIKKAISLGINHIETAQGYGESESFLGAAILGGLSIERSQFYITTKITPDSNPDVLEKKIDQSLKRLNLDYLDCLAIHGINTREHLEQTLQGLSGVEKAIADGRVHHLGFSTHAPLEVILSAIQTDLFQFVNLHYYYFFQKNAIAIELAAQKDMGIFIISPADKGGQLYSPPETLKNLCDPISPLILNYRFLLNDSRITTLSVGATTPEELELDHPLKVADQEIELTPEEIAIFQQLETQKIERLGITKCSQCDQCLPCPEQINIPEVLRLRNLALAYDMIEFGKYRYQMFENAGHWFPGHKANRCNDCGDCLPRCPEQLDIPTLLKQTHELLKGTERKRLWE; the protein is encoded by the coding sequence ATGCGTTATAGACGGTTTGGCAAAACGAACCTAGATTTTTCTGTATTTTCTTTGGGTACAATGCGTTATTTGGTATCTTCAGAAAATGCCTATTTAACAATCAAAAAAGCGATTTCTCTGGGGATAAATCATATTGAAACCGCACAGGGTTATGGTGAAAGTGAATCTTTTTTAGGGGCGGCAATATTAGGGGGTTTGTCAATAGAGCGATCGCAATTTTATATTACGACTAAAATCACCCCCGATTCTAACCCAGATGTGTTAGAAAAAAAAATTGATCAATCCCTAAAACGCCTAAATTTAGATTATCTCGACTGTCTAGCAATTCATGGAATTAACACCAGAGAACACCTAGAACAAACCCTTCAAGGACTATCAGGAGTTGAAAAAGCGATCGCCGATGGTCGAGTACATCATTTAGGGTTTTCAACTCATGCTCCCCTAGAGGTAATTTTATCGGCAATTCAAACAGATTTATTTCAATTTGTCAATCTGCATTATTACTATTTTTTTCAAAAAAATGCGATCGCCATTGAGTTAGCTGCTCAAAAAGATATGGGAATTTTTATTATTTCTCCGGCGGATAAAGGTGGACAACTTTATTCTCCTCCAGAAACCTTAAAAAACCTCTGTGATCCGATTTCTCCCCTAATATTAAATTACCGATTCTTATTAAATGATTCCCGAATTACAACTTTAAGTGTAGGGGCGACGACCCCCGAAGAATTAGAATTAGATCACCCTTTAAAAGTAGCCGACCAAGAAATTGAATTAACCCCAGAAGAAATCGCTATTTTTCAACAATTAGAAACCCAAAAAATAGAACGTTTAGGAATAACAAAATGTAGTCAATGTGATCAATGTTTACCCTGTCCAGAACAGATTAATATTCCCGAAGTCTTACGATTAAGAAATTTAGCCCTGGCTTACGATATGATCGAATTTGGAAAATATCGTTATCAAATGTTTGAAAATGCCGGTCATTGGTTTCCAGGTCATAAAGCAAATCGTTGTAACGACTGTGGCGACTGTTTACCCCGTTGTCCTGAACAATTAGACATTCCTACCTTATTAAAACAGACCCACGAACTTCTCAAAGGTACAGAAAGAAAACGACTTTGGGAATAG
- a CDS encoding hypothetical protein (conserved domain protein) has protein sequence MKAKIAVYWDVQNGKTSSSRIEHFYQGLIQTSDLLISNAYAYWKDEKKSFEQTLSEMGIDMINVLPGNNAVDYRIIQDCKKHILSDPSIKTVVLITGDGDFLSLVQYLKESRVLVILISMNNVAEELKNAVDYAYHINELIPSIKLDKATPKTLDSPAIIPYEEAKKCLIELIKTVKEKGKKATLDVLGRLIKKHPQLSGYKKVSYYKSDGKYYSKFSKFVDAVIQEGIIQDCNGELILV, from the coding sequence ATGAAAGCCAAGATAGCAGTTTATTGGGATGTTCAAAACGGTAAAACTTCTTCTAGCAGAATTGAACATTTCTATCAAGGGTTAATTCAAACAAGCGATTTATTGATTAGCAATGCTTACGCTTATTGGAAAGACGAAAAAAAGTCATTTGAACAAACTCTTTCTGAGATGGGAATTGACATGATTAATGTTTTGCCAGGAAATAATGCAGTTGATTACCGTATTATTCAAGACTGTAAGAAGCATATTTTATCAGATCCAAGCATTAAAACTGTAGTTTTAATAACAGGAGATGGAGATTTTTTATCCTTAGTTCAGTATCTAAAGGAATCAAGAGTATTAGTAATATTAATTTCGATGAATAATGTTGCTGAAGAACTAAAAAATGCTGTTGATTATGCTTATCATATTAATGAATTAATCCCATCCATTAAGCTCGATAAAGCAACTCCAAAAACACTAGATTCTCCCGCTATAATTCCTTATGAAGAAGCTAAAAAATGTCTAATTGAATTGATCAAAACGGTTAAAGAAAAAGGAAAAAAAGCTACTCTTGATGTGCTGGGTCGTTTAATCAAAAAACATCCTCAACTTTCTGGCTACAAAAAAGTCTCATACTACAAATCTGATGGAAAGTATTATTCTAAATTCAGCAAATTTGTAGATGCGGTAATTCAGGAGGGAATTATTCAAGATTGTAATGGAGAATTGATTTTAGTCTAA
- the pyrB gene encoding aspartate carbamoyltransferase — translation MATAPWTRRHILSLADFTATEYNNILQTATSFREVLGRRTKKVPALQGQVVANLFFEPSTRTRNSFELAAKRLSADTLNFAPGTSSLTKGETILDTAKTYLAMGTDMMVIRHKQAGVPFAIAAELDRLNAKVAVLNAGDGQHEHPSQALLDLFTICRILDPDNPQIEQLNGKKIAIVGDILHSRVARSNIWSLTATQAELHLAAPPTLLPELFAEFGKNRPGKLFLHWNLDEALENADFVMTLRLQKERMTAHLLPSLREYHQLFGLTHERLKACKPNVKILHPGPVNRGVELSSELMDDPELSLISQQVTSGIAVRMALLYLIGGGKPN, via the coding sequence ATGGCTACTGCTCCCTGGACTCGCCGCCATATTTTATCCCTAGCTGACTTTACGGCGACGGAATATAATAACATTTTACAAACCGCCACTAGCTTTCGAGAAGTCTTAGGACGTCGCACCAAAAAAGTCCCCGCCCTCCAAGGTCAAGTGGTCGCCAATTTATTTTTTGAGCCCTCAACCCGGACTCGGAATAGCTTTGAACTCGCCGCCAAAAGACTATCAGCAGATACCTTAAATTTTGCTCCGGGGACTTCCTCCCTAACCAAAGGAGAAACCATTCTCGACACCGCTAAAACCTATTTAGCCATGGGGACGGATATGATGGTAATTCGTCATAAACAGGCTGGAGTTCCCTTTGCGATCGCCGCAGAATTAGACCGTTTAAATGCAAAAGTAGCGGTTTTAAATGCGGGCGATGGTCAACACGAACACCCATCCCAAGCACTATTAGATTTATTCACAATTTGCCGAATTCTTGACCCAGACAACCCTCAAATTGAACAATTAAATGGCAAAAAAATAGCCATTGTCGGAGACATTTTACATTCTCGGGTCGCCCGTTCTAATATTTGGAGTTTAACCGCTACCCAAGCGGAATTACACTTAGCCGCTCCCCCGACTTTACTCCCAGAATTATTTGCTGAATTTGGCAAAAATCGCCCCGGAAAACTATTTTTACATTGGAATTTAGATGAAGCTTTGGAAAATGCCGATTTTGTCATGACTTTGCGCTTACAAAAAGAACGGATGACCGCCCATTTATTACCCAGTTTACGCGAATATCATCAATTATTTGGTCTGACCCACGAACGCTTAAAAGCCTGTAAACCAAATGTGAAAATATTGCATCCTGGGCCAGTAAATCGAGGGGTAGAATTAAGTTCTGAATTAATGGATGATCCCGAATTGAGTTTAATTTCCCAACAAGTAACCAGTGGAATTGCAGTTAGAATGGCACTATTATATTTAATTGGAGGGGGAAAACCTAATTAA
- the ribE gene encoding riboflavin synthase alpha chain, whose protein sequence is MFTGLIQALATLQPIGQDQFQISCVLGDVELILKDLAIGDSVAVDGVCLTVAEIRDKGFIATASPETLNRTKLGQSLEGYFNLETSLRAGSKLGGHFVTGHIDGVGCLQSVTSTATSWEMRFGAPVSDANIWRRQIAPYIVPKGSIAVNGISLTISDCDLDGNWFQVAVIPHSYQETNLRYLQPGSWVNIEADILGKYVGKFLQSYLKGNLNYVESYDNIPAISTLTEITPEFLAEHGFS, encoded by the coding sequence ATGTTTACAGGACTCATTCAAGCGCTGGCAACCCTTCAACCTATAGGACAAGATCAATTCCAAATTAGTTGCGTTTTGGGGGATGTGGAATTAATTTTAAAGGATTTGGCCATTGGTGATAGTGTAGCAGTGGATGGAGTTTGTCTGACGGTGGCAGAAATTCGAGACAAGGGGTTTATCGCCACGGCGTCTCCTGAAACCTTAAACCGGACAAAACTGGGACAGAGTTTAGAAGGTTATTTTAACTTAGAAACGTCCCTAAGAGCCGGAAGTAAGTTAGGAGGACATTTTGTTACGGGTCATATTGATGGAGTTGGGTGTCTCCAGTCCGTTACTTCGACAGCAACTTCTTGGGAAATGCGGTTTGGCGCTCCTGTTAGTGACGCCAATATTTGGCGACGTCAAATTGCTCCTTATATTGTGCCAAAAGGAAGTATTGCAGTCAATGGAATTAGTTTAACAATTTCTGATTGTGATCTTGACGGTAATTGGTTTCAAGTTGCGGTTATTCCCCATAGTTATCAAGAAACCAATTTACGCTATTTACAACCGGGAAGTTGGGTTAATATTGAAGCAGATATTTTAGGAAAATATGTCGGGAAATTTCTTCAAAGTTATCTCAAAGGCAACTTGAATTATGTTGAAAGTTATGATAATATCCCAGCAATTTCCACCTTAACAGAAATTACCCCAGAGTTTTTAGCTGAACATGGATTTAGTTAA
- a CDS encoding transglutaminase-like domain protein, which translates to MSIKVSLNHQISYQFERPVILGPQTIGLRPASHCRTPILSYALNISPSDYQLTWLQDHYGNFLAKVNFPQTTDYLKIEVDLIAQIQPINPFNFLIESYATHYPFEYEPRLAKELSPFLEIAESGELLKNWVEIHRQQDIYTSNFLLDLIQKLAQDIQYQIRLEPGIQTCEETLEKKIGSCRDTGWLLVQILRHYGLAARFVSGYLIQLTNDIPPLDGLPGPVYDNADLHAWAEVYIPGAGWIGLDPTSGLITAEGHIPLVCVADPQDASPVQGTFEPCESKLDFSVTVSRYHEIPRVTKPYNQEQWQQINYLGEIVEDNLQRLNVGLTMGGEPTFVSIDDFESSQWRVTALGEEKRKIAWQLLNRLEAKFAHKGGLLHYGLGKSYPGEALPRWTLGCYWRTDGIPLWHNRELYAQEDKNNNYTSKNAQIFIESLAKNLGVKSDFIISAYELNSNIISGYTLPILSVKKAENIHWSSCQWRLSTPNKIELLTGNLPIGFRLPLSSLDWQNDQLEPEAIIPLTHSPIIPNFEPLESPINSIRVALSVEVRQGKIHVFLPPISSPRSFVDLITAIENTTAQLQYSVLIEGYTPPVNTGIIGFQITPDPGVIEVNIHPASNWQELVEITNILYEEARLSRLGTEKYLLDGRRIPTGGGAHVTIGGKTVYDSPLLRRPDLLRSLITYWQNHPCLSFLFCDLFVGPTSQAPRVDEARHESLYELEIAFQQLEYQANIAPKLVDRLLRNLLVDITGNTHRSAFCVDKLYPIENPKNQLGLLEFRAFAMPPHPQMNLLQMLLIRALVAWFWEKPYTHSLIRWGTTLHDRFMLPHYLGEDLKTIIEDLKTVGYEFEFDWFAPFIEFRFPRYGEITKEGVELELRHGIEPWHVLGEESSSGSTARYVDSSMERVQIILRNALGNSANIDSYSARYIVTCQGRPIPLKSTGNPGEYVGAVRFRARRYTSLLHPAINPHDPLIFDIVDTESNRSIGGCTYFVSPPNGKIYQQFPINHREAESRMLERFVAMGHTSGLIKVAHLKLNPEYPLTLDLRQIP; encoded by the coding sequence ATGTCTATTAAAGTTAGTCTTAACCATCAGATTTCCTATCAATTTGAACGTCCGGTAATTCTTGGCCCTCAGACCATTGGATTGCGTCCTGCTTCCCATTGTCGGACACCGATATTGAGTTATGCCCTGAATATTTCCCCCTCTGACTATCAACTAACCTGGTTACAGGATCATTATGGCAATTTTTTGGCTAAGGTTAACTTTCCCCAAACCACAGATTATCTTAAAATTGAAGTTGATTTAATTGCCCAAATTCAACCAATTAATCCCTTTAATTTTTTAATTGAAAGCTACGCTACTCACTATCCTTTTGAATATGAACCCCGTCTAGCAAAAGAACTTAGTCCATTTTTAGAGATTGCGGAATCGGGAGAATTACTAAAAAATTGGGTAGAAATTCATCGTCAACAGGATATTTATACTTCTAATTTTTTACTGGATTTAATTCAAAAACTAGCTCAAGATATCCAATATCAAATCAGATTAGAACCTGGTATCCAAACCTGTGAAGAAACCCTGGAGAAAAAAATCGGTTCCTGTCGAGATACGGGATGGTTATTAGTTCAAATTTTACGCCATTATGGATTAGCGGCTCGATTTGTTTCGGGATATTTAATTCAACTTACTAATGATATTCCCCCCTTGGATGGGTTGCCAGGGCCAGTTTATGATAATGCTGATTTACACGCCTGGGCTGAGGTTTATATTCCGGGTGCAGGTTGGATAGGACTTGACCCCACATCAGGTTTAATTACTGCTGAAGGTCATATTCCTTTAGTTTGTGTGGCTGACCCCCAAGATGCCAGTCCAGTCCAGGGAACTTTTGAACCTTGCGAGTCGAAACTAGACTTTTCAGTAACAGTTTCTCGCTATCACGAAATCCCTAGAGTTACTAAACCTTATAATCAAGAACAATGGCAACAAATTAATTATTTAGGCGAAATAGTTGAAGATAATTTACAACGTTTAAATGTCGGTTTAACTATGGGTGGGGAACCAACATTTGTTTCAATTGATGATTTTGAATCTTCCCAATGGCGCGTTACAGCATTAGGAGAAGAAAAACGCAAAATTGCTTGGCAACTGCTGAATAGATTAGAAGCTAAATTTGCTCATAAAGGTGGATTACTTCATTATGGATTAGGAAAATCTTATCCAGGTGAAGCCTTGCCCCGTTGGACTTTAGGGTGTTATTGGAGAACAGATGGAATCCCTTTATGGCATAATCGAGAACTCTATGCTCAGGAGGATAAAAACAATAATTATACCTCAAAAAATGCCCAAATTTTTATTGAATCTTTAGCTAAAAATTTAGGAGTTAAATCCGATTTTATTATTTCAGCTTACGAACTAAATTCTAATATTATATCTGGATATACACTCCCTATTTTATCAGTTAAAAAAGCAGAAAATATTCATTGGAGTAGTTGCCAATGGCGACTTTCTACTCCCAACAAAATAGAACTTTTAACTGGAAATTTACCGATAGGATTTCGCTTACCTTTAAGTTCTTTAGATTGGCAAAATGATCAACTTGAACCAGAAGCAATTATTCCCTTAACTCATTCGCCAATTATTCCGAATTTTGAACCCTTAGAATCTCCAATTAATTCAATTAGGGTGGCTTTAAGTGTGGAAGTTAGACAGGGAAAAATTCACGTTTTCTTACCTCCAATTTCCTCTCCTCGGAGTTTTGTAGATTTAATTACAGCCATTGAAAATACCACTGCCCAACTTCAATATTCAGTGCTAATAGAAGGATATACACCCCCAGTAAATACAGGAATTATCGGCTTTCAAATTACCCCAGACCCGGGAGTAATTGAGGTTAATATTCATCCCGCCTCTAACTGGCAAGAATTAGTCGAAATTACAAATATTTTATATGAAGAAGCCAGATTATCCCGTTTAGGAACGGAAAAATATCTATTAGATGGACGACGAATTCCTACCGGGGGAGGTGCCCATGTTACCATAGGCGGAAAAACTGTTTATGATAGCCCGTTATTACGTCGTCCCGATTTATTAAGAAGTTTAATTACCTATTGGCAAAATCACCCCTGTTTATCGTTTTTATTCTGTGATTTATTTGTCGGGCCAACCAGTCAAGCTCCCCGGGTGGATGAAGCTAGACATGAAAGTTTATATGAGTTAGAAATTGCCTTTCAACAGTTGGAATATCAAGCCAATATTGCTCCTAAATTAGTAGATCGTTTATTAAGAAACCTATTAGTTGATATTACTGGAAATACCCATCGTTCAGCTTTTTGTGTTGATAAATTATACCCAATTGAAAACCCTAAAAATCAATTAGGATTATTAGAATTTCGCGCTTTTGCCATGCCTCCCCATCCCCAGATGAACCTATTACAAATGTTATTAATTCGGGCATTAGTAGCCTGGTTCTGGGAAAAACCCTATACCCATTCATTAATTCGTTGGGGAACAACTCTACATGATCGGTTTATGTTACCCCATTATTTAGGAGAGGATTTAAAAACAATTATTGAGGACTTAAAAACCGTTGGTTATGAATTTGAATTTGATTGGTTTGCTCCTTTTATTGAATTTCGGTTTCCTCGTTATGGAGAAATCACAAAAGAGGGGGTAGAATTAGAACTGCGTCATGGAATTGAACCTTGGCACGTTTTAGGAGAAGAAAGCTCGTCAGGAAGTACGGCCCGTTATGTAGATTCCTCCATGGAAAGGGTACAAATTATATTAAGAAATGCTTTAGGAAATTCTGCTAATATTGATAGTTATTCGGCTCGATATATTGTTACTTGTCAGGGTCGTCCCATTCCGTTAAAATCCACTGGAAATCCAGGAGAATATGTCGGTGCGGTAAGGTTTCGGGCGCGACGCTATACTTCTTTATTGCATCCTGCTATTAATCCCCATGATCCCTTAATTTTTGATATTGTTGATACTGAGTCAAACCGTTCCATTGGGGGTTGTACTTATTTTGTGAGTCCTCCCAATGGTAAAATATATCAACAATTTCCGATTAATCATCGAGAAGCAGAAAGTCGAATGTTAGAACGATTTGTAGCCATGGGTCACACATCTGGATTGATTAAAGTTGCCCATTTAAAATTAAATCCTGAATATCCATTAACCTTAGATTTACGCCAAATTCCTTGA
- a CDS encoding ribonuclease III, protein MTKLPEIKNEQLRLQALTHRSYLNEHPNAGEDNERLEFLGDAVLGFLVGELLFKKRYPEDMTKMSEANMTRLRSVLVDEKQLAKFAVQFNLGELLRLGKGAIRDGGRTNPSLLSDAFEAYIGAYYLDTHIDAVREFIHPLFSAVANEMVFPQSETTPQTLIDCKNRFQQWALEKSGENPKYYVIGESGPDHAKEFCIEVRVRDKVYGYGKGKRKQDGEKKAAEVALQKLGLL, encoded by the coding sequence ATGACCAAATTACCAGAGATCAAAAACGAACAATTGCGATTACAAGCATTAACCCATCGCTCCTATTTGAATGAACATCCTAATGCTGGAGAAGACAATGAAAGATTAGAATTTTTAGGGGATGCCGTCCTAGGATTTTTAGTGGGAGAATTGCTATTTAAAAAGCGCTATCCCGAAGATATGACTAAAATGAGTGAGGCAAATATGACCCGTTTACGGTCTGTGTTGGTTGATGAAAAACAACTGGCTAAATTTGCAGTACAATTTAATTTAGGGGAGTTATTACGGTTAGGAAAAGGGGCAATTCGAGACGGTGGACGCACCAACCCTTCCTTACTTAGTGATGCCTTTGAAGCCTATATTGGAGCCTATTATTTAGATACCCATATTGACGCTGTGCGAGAGTTCATACATCCGTTATTTTCTGCTGTGGCGAATGAAATGGTTTTTCCCCAGTCGGAAACCACCCCTCAAACCTTAATTGATTGTAAAAACCGCTTTCAACAATGGGCCTTAGAAAAATCTGGTGAAAACCCGAAATATTATGTGATCGGAGAATCTGGGCCAGATCATGCTAAGGAATTTTGTATTGAAGTCCGGGTTAGGGATAAGGTATATGGCTATGGAAAAGGGAAGCGGAAACAGGATGGGGAAAAAAAAGCCGCCGAAGTGGCGCTGCAAAAATTGGGTCTATTGTAG
- the tilS gene encoding tRNA(Ile)-lysidine synthase produces MSNLSEWTLLHTQLHRTLRDRNILPRSKRLLVAVSGGQDSLCLIRLLLDLQPKWHWQIAMVNCDHRWRSDSQANTDYIEQLADSWQIPFYRETADIIPATEAAAREWRYQVLTEIAQSNNYAYIVTGHTKSDRAETLLYNLIRGSGADGLQALTWQRPLDSISTNSIILVRPLLDITREQTGHFCQEKALKIWLDITNNDLHYARNRIRQELLPYLQTHFNPQVESHLAQTAELLRSEVDYLEELTETLFQQVVFWENGSQDRLKINRLALSQTHEALKRRVSRKVLQKVMQKSANFEQIEKLTALISAPNRTQTDPFPGGAIAIVDGEWIIFSLTSN; encoded by the coding sequence ATGTCTAATCTTTCCGAATGGACTCTATTACATACCCAACTCCATCGTACCCTACGCGATCGCAATATTTTACCTCGATCTAAACGTTTATTAGTGGCGGTATCGGGGGGACAGGATTCCTTATGTTTAATTAGATTATTATTAGATTTACAACCCAAATGGCATTGGCAAATTGCTATGGTTAATTGTGATCATCGTTGGCGTTCTGATTCTCAAGCCAATACCGATTATATTGAACAATTAGCTGATAGTTGGCAAATTCCCTTTTATCGAGAAACCGCCGATATTATTCCCGCTACAGAAGCCGCAGCTAGGGAATGGCGTTATCAGGTTTTAACTGAAATTGCTCAAAGCAATAATTATGCTTATATTGTTACAGGTCATACCAAAAGCGATCGGGCTGAAACTCTACTTTATAACTTAATTCGAGGTAGTGGCGCCGATGGTTTACAAGCCTTAACTTGGCAACGTCCTCTGGATTCTATATCAACAAATTCGATAATTTTAGTTCGTCCTTTATTAGATATTACTAGGGAACAAACAGGGCATTTTTGTCAAGAAAAAGCCCTAAAGATTTGGCTAGATATTACCAATAATGATTTACATTATGCTCGTAACCGAATTCGCCAAGAACTTTTACCCTATTTACAAACCCATTTTAACCCCCAAGTCGAATCTCATCTAGCCCAAACCGCAGAATTATTGCGATCGGAAGTAGACTATTTAGAAGAACTGACAGAAACCCTATTTCAACAGGTGGTATTTTGGGAAAATGGCAGTCAAGATCGATTAAAAATAAATCGTTTAGCCCTGAGCCAAACCCATGAAGCTCTAAAACGTCGAGTGAGTCGGAAAGTCTTACAAAAAGTTATGCAAAAATCTGCTAATTTTGAACAAATTGAAAAATTAACTGCCTTAATTAGTGCTCCAAATCGTACCCAAACTGACCCTTTTCCTGGGGGGGCGATTGCAATTGTTGATGGGGAGTGGATCATCTTTAGTCTGACATCAAATTAG
- a CDS encoding pseudouridine synthase, Rsu, with the protein MSYRYILFYKPYDVLSQFTDYDPTNTTRKTLKDFISIPLVYSVGRLDRDSEGLLLLTDDNFVKHRLIDPKFAHQRTYWVQVEKIPDETVLQQLTQGVQLSDYRTKPAQVKLLSTEPSLSPREPPIRFRKTVPTAWLELTLTEGRNRQVRKMTAAVGFPTLRLVRVAIAHLSLTGLAPGEWRDLTEVELKQLRQILGNY; encoded by the coding sequence ATGTCTTATCGCTATATTTTATTTTATAAACCCTATGATGTTTTGAGTCAGTTTACGGATTATGATCCCACCAATACTACTCGTAAAACCCTGAAGGATTTTATTTCTATTCCTTTAGTTTATTCTGTGGGAAGGTTAGATCGAGATAGTGAAGGATTGTTACTTTTAACTGATGATAATTTTGTGAAACATCGCTTAATTGATCCTAAATTTGCCCATCAACGAACCTATTGGGTACAGGTGGAAAAAATACCAGATGAAACGGTGTTACAACAGTTAACTCAGGGGGTACAATTATCAGATTATCGGACAAAACCCGCCCAGGTTAAACTACTTTCTACTGAACCCAGTTTATCTCCTCGTGAGCCTCCGATTCGGTTTCGGAAAACCGTCCCTACGGCTTGGTTGGAATTAACCTTAACTGAAGGTCGTAACCGTCAAGTCAGGAAGATGACGGCGGCGGTGGGGTTTCCAACATTACGGTTAGTTAGAGTTGCGATCGCCCATTTAAGTTTAACAGGACTCGCACCCGGTGAATGGCGAGATTTAACCGAGGTTGAATTGAAACAATTAAGGCAAATATTAGGAAATTATTAA